The proteins below come from a single Panicum hallii strain FIL2 chromosome 7, PHallii_v3.1, whole genome shotgun sequence genomic window:
- the LOC112900398 gene encoding 7-deoxyloganetin glucosyltransferase-like, whose product MGSIGAAAGGGKPHAVLVPFAAQGHVTPMLKLGKILHCWGFDVTFVNTEYNHRRLLRSRGACALDGLPGFRFAAIPDGGTPSDADVTQDVPSLCRSTAETCLPHLRALLADLNASPDAPPVTCVVGDGVMSFTLEAAREIGVPCALLWTSSTCGYMGYRYYRTLIEEGVFPLKEEQLTNGFLDTPVDSVPGLSKHTRFKDLPSFIRSTDPNEFMVHFALKVTEQIAGADALLLNTFDELEHEAVDGMRDMIPPSASVHAVGPLAFLAEQIVPQGGQLDALGSNLWKEDVSCLAWLEGRRPGSVVFVNYGSVTVMTNAELMEFAWGLANSGHDFVWVIRPDLVSGDAAVLPPEFLEAVEGRGLLAGWCPQDAVLRHEAVGVFLTHSGWNSTLESLCAGVPMLCWPFFAEQQTNCRYKCGVWGVAMEIGHDVRREAVEGNIREMMGGEKGKEMRRRAAEWREAAVRATRPGGGSYASLEKLVNDVLLSGGKSS is encoded by the exons ATGGGCTccatcggcgccgccgccggcggcggcaagcCGCACGCTGTGCTGGTGCCATTCGCGGCGCAGGGCCACGTCACGCCGATGCTGAAGCTGGGCAAGATCCTCCACTGCTGGGGCTTCGACGTCACCTTCGTGAACACGGAGTAcaaccaccgccgcctcctccgctccCGCGGCGCCTGCGCGCTCGACGGCCTCCCGGGCTTCCGCTTCGCCGCCATCCCGGACGGCGGCACGCCGTCCGACGCGGACGTCACCCAGGACGTGCCCTCGCTCTGCCGCTCCACGGCGGAGACCTGCCTCCCGCACTTGAGGGCCCTGCTCGCCGACCTCAACGCCTCCCCGGATGCGCCGCCGGTCACCTGCGTCGTCGGCGACGGCGTCATGAGCTTCACCCTGGAGGCCGCCAGGGAGAtcggcgtgccgtgcgcgctgCTCTGGACGTCCAGCACCTGCGGCTACATGGGCTACCGCTACTACCGCACCCTCATCGAAGAGGGCGTCTTCCCTCTCAAAG AGGAGCAGCTGACGAATGGGTTCTTGGACACGCCGGTGGACAGCGTGCCCGGGTTGAGCAAGCACACCCGGTTCAAGGACCTCCCAAGCTTCATCCGCTCGACGGACCCCAACGAGTTCATGGTCCACTTCGCCCTCAAGGTGACGGAGCAGATAGCCGGCGCGGACGCTCTGCTCCTCAACACCTTCGACGAGCTCGAGCATGAGGCGGTCGACGGCATGCGCGACATGATCCCGCCCTCCGCGTCCGTCCACGCCGTCGGCCCGCTCGCCTTTCTCGCCGAGCAGATCGTGCCCCAGGGTGGCCAGCTCGACGCGCTGGGCTCCAACCTCTGGAAGGAGGACGTCTCCTGCCTCGCCTGGCTGGAGGGCCGGAGGCCCGGGTCCGTGGTGTTCGTCAACTACGGCAGCGTCACGGTGATGACGAACGCGGAGCTGATGGAGTTCGCGTGGGGGCTGGCCAACAGCGGCCACGACTTCGTGTGGGTCATCCGGCCGGACCTCGTGAGCGGCGATGCCGCCGTGCTGCCGCCGGAGTTCCTGGAAGCGGTCGAGGGGCGCGGCCTGCTGGCGGGCTGGTGCCCGCAGGACGCGGTGCTGCGGCACGAGGCGGTGGGCGTGTTCCTGACGCACTCCGGGTGGAACTCGACGCTGGAGAGCCTGTGCGCCGGGGTGCCGATGCTGTGCTGGCCCTTCTTCGCGGAGCAGCAGACCAACTGCCGGTACAAGTGCGGGGTGTGGGGCGTGGCCATGGAGATCGGCCACGACGTGCGGCGGGAGGCCGTGGAGGGTAACATACGGGAGATGATGGGCGGGGAGAAAGGGAAGGAGATGCGGCGCCGCGCGGCGGAGTGGCGGGAGGCCGCCGTGCGCGCGACGCGGCCCGGCGGGGGCTCGTACGCCAGCCTC